A window of Actinomadura viridis genomic DNA:
AGCCCGGTGACCTCCCGCACCGCCCGGACGGCCTCACCCCGGGACCAGCCGCCGTTGGCGTCCATCCCGAGGAAGACGTCCGGACCGACCAGTTCGCGGACCCGCGCCACCCGGGCGACGTCGCCCTCCACGCCCAACCCGACCTTGACCTTGAACGCCCGGTAGCCCAGCTCCCGCGCGGCCCGGTGCACTTCCTCCAGCGCGGGCCCGTCGCCGGACAAGGACAGCTTGATCGGCACCCGGTCCCGGTACGGGCCGCCGAGCGCGACGGCCAGCGGAACGTCGAGGGTGCGCGCGTACGCGTCCCACAACGCCGTGGAGAGCCCCGCCTTGGTGAACGGGTTTCCGGCCAGCAGGCGGTCCATCACCGTTTCCAGGGCGCCCACCGGCGTCAGCGGCCGGCCGACGATGGCCGGCGCCAGCACGGTACGGATGAAATGGTCGGCGCTGGTGCCGTCCTCCCCGCTCCACAGCGGCGTGGCGCTCACCTCGCCGTAGCCGACCACATCGTCGCTGGTCACCACCCGGACGAGCAGGAAGTCCGAGCGGTCGTGCGCGCCCCGGGCGCCGCGCACCACCAGCCGCGGATGCACCGGCAGCCCGACCGGCAGGGTGTGCACCGCCGCCACGGTGGGGCCGCCTCCGCCTTTCGCCCGCGACCGCGGGGCTCGCGAACCCGGCTCGTTCCCCGCGCTCACGGGGTGGCCTCCCCGGACAGGAGCCGCTGCGGGTTGTCCACCAGCATGGCCCGGCGCTGGTCCTCGGTGATGCCCCACCCGTCGATCTCGACCACCCGGGCCGCCGCGTAGTCCTGGCTCTTCCGGTCGGACAGGCCCGCGTCGGTACCGAACAGCACCTTGTGGGCCGGGGCGTCGGCCAGGATCCGCCGGGCGGCGTACGGCGGGGTGCCGCAGATGCACAGGTAGAGGTTGGCCGTCTCGCGGGTCATCGCGAGCGCTTCCCGCCAGCAGTCGTGCAGGCCGCCGTGCCCGAGCACCACCGGCAGCGTGGGGTGCCGGCGGGCCAGCGCGGCGATCTGCGACGGCGTCGAGTACGGCGGGGTGCCGTCGTGGCTGAGCAGGATGCCGCCGTGCGCGGTGAGCGCCTCGCAGACCGGGTCGAGCGACCGCTCGTGCATGCTGAAGCCCTGCAACCAGGGGTGCAGC
This region includes:
- a CDS encoding mandelate racemase/muconate lactonizing enzyme family protein, with product MHTLPVGLPVHPRLVVRGARGAHDRSDFLLVRVVTSDDVVGYGEVSATPLWSGEDGTSADHFIRTVLAPAIVGRPLTPVGALETVMDRLLAGNPFTKAGLSTALWDAYARTLDVPLAVALGGPYRDRVPIKLSLSGDGPALEEVHRAARELGYRAFKVKVGLGVEGDVARVARVRELVGPDVFLGMDANGGWSRGEAVRAVREVTGLGVRFVEQPVAPADLAGLRALREIGLPVVADEAVFGLPDLVALVRAEAADCVSLYVGKSGGPGRALAMGQLAAAFGVGALLGSNGEFGIGAAAQLHVACALPALSAEFPSDIIGAHYYSEDILAHPLDSDGTTVRLGDQPGLGVVPRPDLIDAFR
- a CDS encoding amidohydrolase family protein, encoding MIDFHTHTPAWRTATWLGGTPFGADDFVAFMDAIGMEQAVVLSHDGLFDPRPETNDELAAFVRRYPDRLHGFGTVSVRAPDAAAEVDRMMTGLGLRGLKLHPWLQGFSMHERSLDPVCEALTAHGGILLSHDGTPPYSTPSQIAALARRHPTLPVVLGHGGLHDCWREALAMTRETANLYLCICGTPPYAARRILADAPAHKVLFGTDAGLSDRKSQDYAAARVVEIDGWGITEDQRRAMLVDNPQRLLSGEATP